In Paenibacillus sp. G2S3, a single window of DNA contains:
- a CDS encoding helix-turn-helix domain-containing protein, with amino-acid sequence MKTTYEVITTNRYTPFRLLLHRPNHVQMHWHENLEIIFVLKGTIELFRQQERHLLHESAITVINSKEVHSIRGDENSLILALQVSHSYIEEQFTVIKELQFHCDSYLYDHQHQIEFDPIRQMLAYMMLTYTKQALGYELELKGLLFRLMAYLVKYYSKPLQGKDTSSDVKFMDRLLAITEFIQHNYAKPISLTEIAEQEFLSVHYLSRFFQKFLGTTFSQYLNGVRLEHALDELNYNDLTITQVALNNGFPSIKSFNKVFKEFYGTTPREYRAKRAGDMSAYANARASKTPNYLEMNQQDAFKELFKYLPSESKESDFIMQDKMIVKTESIHLDVNTATPLMHTWRRLTSIGKAKEGLFGEVQRQLIQLQKDIGFSYIRFHGIFDDEMMVYHENGRGEPYYLFTYVDQLFDFFLSIGLKPFIELGFMPSKLASGDATIFVKKSNVSYPNQLTRWMGLVEALMDHCIERYGVEEVTTWYVEVWNEPDVISFWSGTQEQYFTFYQATHEVIRKYPKLRMGGPSLLSPTILNDTWLQDFLYFCMQNHCLPDFISFHSYPFDQIFYDAMQLDGGMSEEFVWTAEEMSRYWTLSAAEDYLSQVIAKARDIVVESGANIKEIHLTEWNSSGNQRDLIHDTCYQSAYIVKNVIDTIDQVDSLCYWTSTDFLEEFLVPNQVFHGGLGLMTNNGIEKAAYHAYQMLAKLGSEMIQRGENYCITRQGNEIQVLLFHYVHTDALYRRNDVSHLNEYDRYRIFKHNDPLELTLELSGLAPGSYQIRKTSLNRQWGSSYDRWVDMGHPVHLHSEDIAYLRSASLPKREIFVQLIDQQFNLKAELSPHEVQLYEMKRI; translated from the coding sequence ATGAAAACTACCTATGAGGTCATCACAACCAATCGTTATACTCCGTTCCGGTTATTGCTTCATCGCCCGAATCATGTGCAGATGCATTGGCATGAAAATTTAGAGATCATTTTTGTCCTGAAGGGCACGATCGAGTTGTTTCGGCAACAAGAGCGGCATCTTCTGCACGAATCAGCCATTACCGTTATTAATTCGAAGGAGGTTCATTCGATCAGGGGCGATGAGAACAGCTTGATCTTAGCGCTGCAGGTGTCTCATTCTTATATAGAAGAGCAGTTTACAGTAATTAAAGAGCTGCAGTTCCATTGTGATTCTTATCTATACGACCATCAGCATCAGATCGAGTTCGATCCGATCCGGCAGATGTTGGCGTACATGATGCTGACGTATACGAAACAAGCACTGGGTTATGAGCTAGAGCTGAAAGGTCTGTTGTTCCGGCTCATGGCGTATCTTGTTAAATACTATTCCAAGCCATTGCAGGGCAAAGATACATCATCCGATGTGAAGTTCATGGATCGCCTCTTGGCCATTACCGAGTTCATTCAACATAATTATGCGAAGCCGATCTCTTTAACAGAGATTGCTGAGCAAGAATTTTTGTCGGTGCACTATTTGTCTCGATTTTTTCAAAAGTTTTTGGGTACGACCTTCTCTCAATATCTTAACGGTGTGCGTCTGGAGCATGCTTTAGATGAATTGAATTACAATGATTTAACGATCACCCAAGTGGCGCTGAATAACGGATTTCCCAGTATCAAATCATTTAATAAGGTATTCAAAGAGTTTTACGGAACAACGCCGAGAGAGTATCGAGCGAAGCGCGCGGGAGATATGTCCGCTTATGCGAATGCGAGAGCATCGAAGACTCCTAATTATCTGGAAATGAATCAACAGGATGCCTTCAAGGAGCTATTCAAATATTTGCCGAGCGAATCTAAGGAATCCGACTTTATTATGCAAGATAAAATGATCGTAAAGACAGAGAGCATCCACCTCGATGTAAATACTGCAACGCCGCTTATGCATACTTGGCGAAGATTGACTTCGATTGGCAAAGCGAAAGAGGGCTTATTCGGAGAGGTGCAGCGGCAGCTCATCCAGCTTCAGAAGGATATCGGTTTCTCCTATATCCGGTTTCATGGCATCTTCGACGACGAGATGATGGTGTATCATGAAAACGGACGAGGCGAGCCTTATTATCTGTTTACTTATGTGGATCAGCTATTTGACTTTTTCCTGAGCATTGGCCTGAAGCCTTTCATCGAGCTTGGGTTTATGCCTTCGAAGCTGGCGTCCGGAGATGCGACAATTTTCGTGAAAAAGAGTAATGTCAGCTATCCCAATCAATTAACGCGCTGGATGGGGCTCGTCGAAGCACTGATGGACCACTGTATCGAGCGGTACGGCGTTGAAGAGGTGACGACATGGTATGTTGAAGTATGGAATGAACCTGATGTTATCTCCTTTTGGAGCGGCACGCAAGAGCAGTATTTCACCTTCTATCAGGCAACCCATGAAGTGATCCGAAAGTATCCGAAGCTGAGAATGGGGGGGCCAAGCTTGTTGTCTCCAACGATTCTTAATGATACTTGGTTACAGGATTTTCTGTACTTCTGCATGCAGAATCATTGTTTACCTGACTTTATATCGTTCCATAGCTACCCGTTCGATCAGATTTTTTATGATGCCATGCAGCTCGATGGGGGGATGTCGGAGGAATTCGTTTGGACGGCAGAGGAAATGTCGAGGTATTGGACACTGTCCGCGGCTGAAGATTATCTATCGCAGGTCATCGCTAAAGCGCGTGATATTGTTGTTGAATCCGGAGCTAATATCAAGGAAATTCACTTGACGGAGTGGAATTCGAGCGGCAACCAACGAGATTTGATTCATGATACATGCTATCAATCCGCTTATATCGTGAAGAACGTCATCGATACGATCGACCAAGTGGATAGTCTTTGTTATTGGACGAGTACAGATTTTCTGGAAGAGTTTCTTGTGCCGAATCAAGTGTTTCACGGCGGACTCGGGCTGATGACGAACAACGGAATTGAGAAAGCTGCTTATCACGCTTATCAAATGCTTGCCAAATTAGGTTCTGAGATGATCCAGCGCGGCGAGAACTATTGTATTACGAGACAAGGGAATGAGATTCAGGTGCTCTTATTCCATTATGTACATACAGATGCCTTGTATCGTCGTAATGACGTCTCTCATTTGAATGAATACGACCGATACCGCATTTTCAAGCATAACGATCCGCTCGAGCTTACCTTGGAATTGTCGGGGCTTGCGCCAGGCAGCTATCAGATTCGCAAAACATCATTGAACCGGCAATGGGGCAGCTCCTACGATCGTTGGGTGGATATGGGACACCCCGTACATCTTCATTCGGAGGATATTGCCTACCTAAGGAGTGCGAGTCTGCCGAAACGGGAAATTTTCGTTCAACTCATCGATCAGCAATTTAATCTCAAAGCAGAGCTTTCACCGCATGAAGTCCAATTGTATGAAATGAAAAGAATCTAA